One genomic segment of Petrotoga olearia DSM 13574 includes these proteins:
- a CDS encoding Na+/H+ antiporter subunit E — MKKFVSTFIVLLVIWLFMTSFNLSELIVGLLVSIVLAGVISRLVDYEFDFSVVYKLPLFVIVYVPVFLYKMFLSNIDVARRVLTPKIPLNPGFVKIPVDLKGDVGKLTLANSVTLTPGTLSIDVDDENLYIHWIDIKGENERDYKKHVTGTFEKILGRIYK; from the coding sequence GTGAAGAAATTTGTTTCGACTTTTATTGTTCTTCTAGTAATCTGGCTGTTCATGACTTCTTTTAACCTTTCTGAACTTATCGTTGGATTGTTAGTTTCAATTGTTTTAGCAGGTGTCATTTCACGTCTTGTGGATTATGAATTTGATTTTTCTGTTGTATACAAATTACCTTTATTTGTGATTGTATACGTGCCTGTTTTCCTCTACAAAATGTTTTTATCTAATATCGATGTTGCGAGAAGGGTTTTGACACCAAAAATTCCTTTAAACCCTGGTTTTGTAAAAATCCCTGTTGATTTGAAGGGTGACGTTGGCAAGTTAACTTTGGCAAATTCCGTTACTTTAACCCCTGGGACCTTATCTATAGATGTCGATGATGAAAACCTATACATCCATTGGATAGATATAAAAGGTGAAAATGAAAGAGATTACAAAAAACATGTGACAGGGACTTTCGAAAAAATTTTGGGGAGGATATACAAATGA
- the mnhG gene encoding monovalent cation/H(+) antiporter subunit G — MKVIGDVLIIIGGIFYLLGGLGIFRMPDVFNRIQAGTKATTLGAFSLILGVGFLNPSWLLKSIILVIFMTITNPVGSSVLARASYLHGAKIAKLQKDDLKSLYEKEEMSQND, encoded by the coding sequence ATGAAGGTGATCGGAGACGTTTTAATAATAATTGGAGGAATTTTCTATTTGTTGGGAGGTTTGGGAATATTCAGAATGCCAGATGTTTTCAATAGAATACAAGCGGGTACGAAAGCCACAACTTTAGGTGCGTTCTCTTTAATTTTAGGGGTTGGATTTTTAAACCCTTCGTGGCTTTTGAAATCAATTATCTTGGTTATTTTTATGACCATCACCAATCCCGTTGGGAGCTCCGTTTTAGCCCGTGCTTCCTATTTACACGGTGCAAAAATAGCCAAATTACAAAAAGACGACTTAAAAAGTTTGTATGAGAAAGAGGAGATGAGTCAAAATGATTGA
- a CDS encoding Na(+)/H(+) antiporter subunit B produces the protein MKKFVAALLTFTVAFFIFSLLYDSQSFFPKYGEKDLNNTISQRYLEKNTDETRPYPETGSANIVTSVVVNYRGFDTLGELTVLFLSAMGVALLLNVGKERLGFRVKPNFILKAGVRIITGIILIVGIYIFVHGHLTPGGGFPGGAMIASSVLLMYISDDKFKEKMNAFTVLEGTSGVLIIVLGLIGLFAFNSFLYNFLPSGEIGHLFSAGLTPILYVLIGLKVGSELSNIIGNFLTQGGEE, from the coding sequence ATGAAGAAGTTTGTTGCAGCTTTACTGACGTTTACTGTTGCCTTTTTTATATTCTCGTTACTGTACGATTCACAAAGTTTCTTTCCAAAGTATGGGGAGAAAGATTTAAATAACACCATTTCACAAAGATATTTAGAAAAGAACACAGATGAAACCAGACCTTATCCGGAAACAGGATCAGCCAACATTGTCACTTCTGTAGTTGTCAATTACAGAGGATTTGACACCTTGGGAGAATTAACCGTCCTTTTCCTTTCAGCAATGGGAGTAGCGTTGCTTTTAAATGTAGGGAAGGAAAGATTGGGCTTTCGAGTAAAACCAAATTTCATTCTCAAGGCGGGTGTCCGAATTATAACAGGCATCATATTGATCGTTGGGATTTATATATTCGTTCACGGTCATCTAACCCCGGGTGGAGGATTTCCAGGGGGGGCTATGATAGCCTCATCAGTTTTATTGATGTACATAAGCGATGATAAATTCAAAGAAAAGATGAATGCCTTCACCGTACTTGAAGGTACCTCAGGAGTATTAATAATAGTTTTAGGGTTAATAGGACTTTTTGCTTTTAATTCATTTTTGTACAACTTCTTACCATCGGGTGAGATTGGTCACCTTTTTAGTGCAGGATTGACACCTATACTATATGTGTTGATAGGGTTAAAAGTTGGTTCTGAATTGTCAAATATCATAGGTAACTTTTTAACACAGGGGGGAGAAGAATGA
- a CDS encoding complex I subunit 5 family protein, protein MINPVLLIVIPLLLAFVGVMFKNFSKSLLFFGLVLNTIFTFFVQKGSYEIGGWQPPFGINLLVDNYSLFGIILINILFLVSTLIGMKKIGKYSLPLLIALAGLNGMVLTNDLFNFYVFFEIATIAAYIISTLQEKYHHTFNYLVLGSVGSSLYLLGIIIVYAAVGSLNMSDLSVHFSELSQNIQLIVSILIFSGLAVEAKLLPFNSWVRGIYSNVNILTAPLFSSVYASTIFLVFGRFFSNLITVNGPLFNIFITITFITFIFAEASAISTKNMREILTFSSVGQAGLITGLFLIGGGYAAILQLINNAFAKIVMFSTAANVYENNSSDSIDKAAGIFRKYPLVGFGFTVSALSLIGLPLFYGFYAKFNIINTAFNINWIIPLVILLGSLLEGVYYIRMLVKLWVPGEEHEEATEKLTTQFSMNKLFVISVVSVVVGFLFIVGGIYPELFGDFVQNVSTPLKDSLSYLSMGVM, encoded by the coding sequence ATGATTAATCCTGTACTTTTAATTGTTATTCCTCTACTTCTAGCGTTCGTTGGGGTAATGTTTAAAAACTTTTCTAAATCTCTTTTGTTTTTTGGTTTGGTTTTAAACACCATCTTTACTTTTTTTGTACAAAAAGGAAGTTATGAGATTGGAGGCTGGCAGCCACCTTTTGGTATCAACTTGTTGGTGGATAATTATTCTTTATTCGGGATAATATTAATTAATATTTTATTTCTCGTTTCTACTCTGATTGGGATGAAGAAGATTGGAAAATATTCATTGCCTTTGTTAATAGCTTTAGCTGGACTCAACGGAATGGTGTTAACTAACGATTTATTCAACTTTTATGTGTTCTTTGAAATAGCAACTATTGCAGCTTATATAATATCAACTTTGCAGGAGAAGTACCATCATACTTTTAATTATTTGGTTTTAGGTTCCGTGGGATCTAGTTTGTATTTACTTGGAATAATTATTGTATACGCCGCTGTTGGAAGTTTGAACATGTCTGATTTGTCCGTTCACTTCTCAGAACTTTCACAAAATATTCAACTGATAGTTTCTATTTTAATTTTTTCAGGTTTAGCGGTTGAGGCAAAACTTTTACCTTTTAATAGTTGGGTTAGAGGTATTTATTCCAATGTAAACATCTTGACTGCTCCATTATTTTCCTCAGTTTATGCGTCAACAATTTTTTTGGTGTTTGGAAGGTTCTTTTCAAATCTAATTACGGTTAACGGGCCTTTGTTTAATATATTTATCACAATTACCTTTATAACCTTCATATTTGCCGAAGCTTCTGCGATCTCTACAAAGAATATGAGGGAAATTCTTACTTTCTCAAGCGTGGGACAGGCAGGATTGATCACTGGACTATTTTTAATAGGCGGAGGGTATGCAGCTATTTTACAACTAATAAATAATGCCTTTGCTAAGATAGTGATGTTTTCTACCGCCGCGAACGTTTATGAGAATAATTCAAGTGATTCTATCGATAAAGCTGCCGGAATATTTAGAAAGTATCCTCTAGTGGGTTTTGGATTTACAGTTTCGGCTTTGTCTTTGATAGGCCTTCCTTTGTTCTATGGTTTTTATGCAAAATTCAACATTATAAACACCGCATTCAATATCAACTGGATTATTCCATTAGTAATATTGTTGGGAAGTTTGTTGGAAGGTGTTTATTATATAAGGATGCTAGTTAAACTATGGGTACCAGGTGAAGAACATGAGGAGGCAACTGAAAAGTTAACCACTCAATTTTCCATGAACAAGTTATTTGTTATAAGTGTTGTATCGGTAGTTGTTGGGTTCTTATTCATTGTGGGAGGAATTTACCCAGAACTATTCGGAGATTTTGTACAGAACGTATCAACACCTTTGAAGGATTCCTTATCTTATTTGTCAATGGGAGTGATGTAG
- a CDS encoding monovalent cation/H+ antiporter complex subunit F codes for MIEIIVFSLIGIGVFFSVLRMIIGPEVTDRIVSLDTMNVMITGVIVLLSQVFKNEIYLDIAIVYGVLSFLETVVLSRYLEAKK; via the coding sequence ATGATCGAGATTATCGTGTTTAGCCTCATTGGAATAGGTGTGTTTTTTTCGGTCTTGAGAATGATAATTGGTCCTGAAGTAACTGATAGAATCGTATCTTTAGATACAATGAACGTCATGATCACAGGAGTTATTGTCTTGCTATCTCAAGTCTTCAAGAATGAAATTTATTTGGATATTGCAATAGTTTACGGGGTGTTATCCTTTTTGGAAACCGTTGTTCTTTCCAGATATTTGGAGGCGAAAAAATGA
- a CDS encoding aldo/keto reductase, protein MDRRMLGKTQEELSIIGLNLEKLLVSEDAYEVKRYLEKFILRGVNFFEISLKFEPKDEAAVFPINLYRDQLFIAGRSYSKSGDEIQQDIKELLAKFNLQYLDLIQIIVKTQEDIHRILGPEGALEGVFAAKNLGLIKYIGFSTNKESIALKLLESYDFDSITFPIDWMNWYTGFGRKVISKAKEKGTGVISKQNLIKKITKVNEEKGISDLLYIPSESYEEVKTTIRFSLTKPITSILCSSHIDLLEWLIQAADEFTPLDIQEEENLRKSCEDLSKVFNPKNI, encoded by the coding sequence ATGGACAGAAGAATGTTGGGTAAGACACAAGAAGAACTCTCTATAATAGGTTTGAATTTGGAAAAGTTGTTGGTAAGTGAGGATGCTTATGAAGTTAAAAGGTATTTAGAAAAGTTTATTCTAAGAGGTGTAAACTTTTTTGAAATTTCTCTTAAATTTGAACCCAAAGATGAAGCAGCGGTTTTCCCCATAAATCTGTATAGGGATCAACTTTTTATTGCGGGTAGATCTTACTCCAAAAGCGGTGATGAGATACAACAGGACATAAAAGAACTATTAGCTAAATTCAATCTTCAATATTTAGATTTAATCCAAATTATTGTAAAAACTCAAGAGGATATTCATAGAATTCTAGGTCCTGAAGGCGCTTTAGAGGGGGTCTTTGCCGCTAAAAATTTGGGCTTAATAAAGTACATAGGTTTTTCAACAAACAAAGAAAGTATAGCCTTAAAACTTTTAGAAAGTTATGATTTTGATTCGATTACATTTCCCATAGATTGGATGAACTGGTACACAGGTTTTGGAAGAAAAGTGATTTCTAAAGCTAAGGAAAAAGGTACCGGTGTAATAAGTAAACAAAATCTTATAAAAAAGATAACGAAGGTAAATGAAGAAAAAGGTATATCTGACCTTCTTTATATTCCTTCTGAAAGTTATGAAGAAGTTAAGACAACGATAAGATTTTCTCTTACTAAGCCAATAACCTCTATCTTATGTTCTAGCCACATTGACCTTTTAGAATGGTTAATACAAGCAGCCGACGAATTCACACCCCTTGACATTCAAGAAGAAGAAAATTTGCGAAAAAGT
- a CDS encoding sodium:proton antiporter, with translation MIQYLFLALFFVGIYGLLSSKNLVKMLISLNILELGLNLFIISIGYVNGGNAPIITFDSVSNYVDPLPQALVLTAIVIGFGTTALGLAFIRKVYVEKGSIEIDEIRGGSDD, from the coding sequence ATGATTCAGTATTTGTTTTTAGCGCTTTTTTTTGTTGGAATCTATGGCTTACTCTCATCAAAGAATTTGGTTAAGATGCTTATTTCACTGAATATTTTAGAATTAGGGTTGAATCTCTTCATTATATCTATTGGGTACGTTAACGGTGGTAACGCACCGATCATAACGTTTGATTCTGTTTCAAATTATGTTGATCCCCTTCCTCAAGCCTTGGTATTAACCGCAATCGTTATTGGTTTTGGAACTACCGCTTTAGGCTTGGCTTTTATTAGGAAAGTATACGTTGAAAAAGGTTCTATCGAAATAGATGAAATTAGAGGTGGTTCAGATGATTAA
- a CDS encoding Na(+)/H(+) antiporter subunit B, with translation MIEIIGVITGFIMILFALMAIESKKLLNSIVFLSITSLLSVVEFIIMKAPDVAITQAVIGSGLMTSIFVFTLMAMKKSGEK, from the coding sequence ATGATTGAAATAATTGGTGTAATCACAGGTTTTATAATGATTCTCTTCGCTTTGATGGCTATTGAATCGAAAAAGTTGTTGAATTCGATCGTTTTCTTATCAATCACTTCTTTGCTTTCAGTTGTGGAATTCATTATCATGAAAGCTCCAGATGTTGCTATAACTCAGGCGGTTATAGGTTCTGGTTTGATGACCTCGATTTTCGTATTTACTTTGATGGCTATGAAAAAGAGTGGTGAGAAATAA